The proteins below are encoded in one region of Streptomyces roseirectus:
- a CDS encoding LLM class flavin-dependent oxidoreductase — protein sequence MSLTFHWFIPTNGDSRHLVGGPAAGAFARDRPASIPYLGMIARAAEDMGFTGALSPTGPWCEDAWLTTAMVAQHSERLKFLVAFRPGIISPMLAAQMASTYQRHTQGRLLLNVVTGGESHEQRAYGDFLGKDDRYRRSGEFLEIAKRLWQGEAVTFQGEHIQVENAELARLPDPVPDVYFGGSSPVAGEIAARHADVYLTWGEPPHQVAEKINWVKGLAEKEGRTLRFGIRLHCITRDTSAQAWAEADRLLSGFDEETLREMREGLRQTESLGQQRMFALHNGNREGLEIYPNLWAGIGLVRGGAGTALVGSHDEVVDRIKEYAALGIDEFIFSGFPLLEEVYTFGEGVLPRLAAQGLWQNPYTKATA from the coding sequence ATGTCCCTCACCTTCCACTGGTTCATCCCCACCAACGGCGACAGCCGGCATCTCGTCGGCGGGCCCGCGGCCGGTGCCTTCGCCCGGGACCGGCCGGCGTCGATCCCCTACCTCGGCATGATCGCCCGCGCGGCGGAGGACATGGGCTTCACCGGCGCGCTCAGCCCCACGGGCCCCTGGTGCGAGGACGCCTGGCTGACCACCGCGATGGTCGCCCAGCACAGCGAGCGGCTGAAGTTCCTGGTGGCGTTCCGGCCCGGCATCATCTCGCCGATGCTCGCCGCGCAGATGGCGTCCACCTACCAGCGGCACACCCAGGGCCGGCTGCTGCTGAACGTGGTGACCGGCGGCGAGAGCCACGAGCAGCGCGCCTACGGCGACTTCCTCGGCAAGGACGACCGCTACCGGCGCAGCGGGGAGTTCCTGGAGATCGCCAAGCGCCTGTGGCAGGGCGAGGCCGTCACCTTCCAGGGCGAGCACATCCAGGTCGAGAACGCCGAACTCGCCCGGCTGCCCGACCCCGTCCCGGACGTCTACTTCGGCGGCTCCTCGCCGGTCGCGGGCGAGATCGCCGCCCGCCACGCCGACGTGTACCTGACCTGGGGCGAACCGCCCCACCAGGTCGCCGAAAAAATCAACTGGGTGAAGGGGCTCGCGGAGAAGGAGGGCCGCACACTGCGCTTCGGCATCCGGCTGCACTGCATCACCCGCGACACCTCCGCCCAGGCGTGGGCCGAGGCGGACCGCCTGCTCAGCGGCTTCGACGAGGAGACCCTGCGCGAGATGCGGGAAGGACTCCGCCAGACCGAATCCCTGGGCCAGCAGCGCATGTTCGCCCTGCACAACGGCAACCGCGAAGGGCTGGAGATCTACCCCAACCTCTGGGCCGGCATCGGCCTCGTCCGCGGTGGCGCGGGAACAGCGCTGGTCGGCAGCCACGACGAAGTCGTGGACCGCATCAAGGAGTACGCCGCCCTCGGCATCGACGAGTTCATCTTCTCCGGCTTCCCGCTCCTGGAGGAGGTCTACACCTTCGGCGAGGGGGTCCTGCCCCGGCTGGCCGCACAGGGCCTGTGGCAGAACCCCTACACGAAGGCGACGGCATGA
- a CDS encoding NUDIX hydrolase: protein MSRSAARTTARGSPLGASNWTNAPEDGAVREVLEETGIRVSVERLTGVYKNMSQGIVALVFRCRPVDGVERTSSESTAVEWLTPDEVEKSMGEVYAVRVLDALGSTVTPHVRAHDGRHLLESA from the coding sequence GTGTCGCGATCCGCCGCGCGGACAACGGCACGTGGGAGCCCTCTGGGGGCCTCGAACTGGACGAACGCCCCCGAGGACGGCGCCGTGCGGGAAGTGCTGGAAGAGACGGGCATCCGTGTCTCAGTCGAGCGCCTGACCGGCGTCTACAAAAACATGAGCCAGGGCATCGTGGCTCTCGTCTTTCGATGCCGCCCGGTCGACGGTGTGGAGCGCACGTCGAGCGAGTCGACGGCCGTGGAGTGGCTGACTCCCGATGAAGTCGAGAAGTCGATGGGTGAGGTCTACGCCGTACGCGTGCTGGATGCCCTGGGCTCCACGGTCACGCCCCACGTGCGCGCCCATGATGGGCGCCACCTCCTGGAATCCGCCTGA
- the ssuE gene encoding NADPH-dependent FMN reductase yields MATVLSVSGSPSASSRTGRLLRHLDARLTAQGHEVIPLDVRAVPAEALCGADARHPAVVAVSELFERADGVVIGTPVYKAAYAGVLKALLDLLPQHALSGKSVLPLATGGTLAHVLVIDYALRPVLASMGAAHIAQGWFTLDQDITAHEDGSLVLAPAAAESLRHVVDVFSAGLHRIPRPALAS; encoded by the coding sequence ATGGCCACCGTTCTGTCGGTCTCCGGCAGTCCCTCCGCTTCCTCCCGCACGGGCAGGCTGCTGCGCCACCTCGACGCCCGCCTCACCGCGCAGGGGCACGAGGTGATCCCCCTCGACGTGCGCGCCGTGCCGGCCGAGGCCCTGTGCGGCGCCGACGCGCGGCACCCCGCCGTCGTCGCGGTGAGCGAACTCTTCGAGCGCGCCGACGGCGTCGTCATCGGCACCCCCGTCTACAAGGCCGCCTACGCCGGTGTCCTCAAGGCCCTGCTCGACCTGCTTCCGCAGCACGCGCTCAGCGGCAAGAGCGTCCTGCCGCTGGCCACGGGCGGCACGCTCGCCCATGTGCTGGTCATCGACTACGCGTTGCGCCCGGTGCTGGCCTCCATGGGCGCGGCCCACATCGCGCAGGGCTGGTTCACGCTCGACCAGGACATCACCGCGCACGAGGACGGCTCCCTCGTCCTCGCCCCGGCCGCGGCCGAGAGCCTGCGTCACGTCGTGGACGTCTTCTCCGCCGGTCTGCACCGGATCCCCCGGCCCGCCCTGGCGAGTTGA
- a CDS encoding LLM class F420-dependent oxidoreductase — protein MTPEQAKEIEALGYGAVWVGNSPSADLKWAEPMLERTSTLKVASGIVNIWKGDAGLAAESFHRIESAYPGRFLLGIGVGNPETNQQYRKPVDALNDYLDKLDEYGVPDSRRIVAAIGPQLLRLAARRSTGAHPYSTIPQHTAQAREAIGPDAFLAPEHKVVLTGDTGEARAVGRDLLAMYFNRANALKSWKRMGFTDEDITAPGSDRLLDAIIVHGTPEAIAARLRQHLDAGADHVPVQVLTPPDRLVPALAELAGALGLR, from the coding sequence GTGACTCCCGAACAGGCGAAGGAGATCGAGGCGCTGGGGTACGGCGCCGTATGGGTGGGGAATTCACCGTCCGCCGATCTGAAGTGGGCCGAACCGATGCTGGAGAGGACCAGCACGCTGAAGGTGGCCAGCGGCATCGTGAACATCTGGAAAGGGGACGCCGGGCTCGCCGCGGAGTCCTTCCACCGTATCGAGAGCGCCTACCCCGGCCGCTTCCTCCTGGGCATCGGCGTCGGCAACCCCGAAACCAATCAGCAGTACCGCAAGCCGGTCGACGCGCTGAACGACTACCTCGACAAGCTGGACGAGTACGGCGTGCCGGACAGCCGCCGGATCGTCGCCGCGATCGGGCCGCAACTGCTGAGGCTCGCCGCACGCCGCAGTACGGGCGCGCACCCGTACTCGACGATCCCGCAGCACACCGCTCAGGCCCGCGAGGCGATCGGGCCCGACGCGTTCCTCGCACCGGAGCACAAGGTCGTGCTGACCGGCGACACCGGCGAGGCGCGCGCCGTCGGCCGCGACCTGCTCGCGATGTACTTCAACCGCGCGAACGCCCTCAAGAGCTGGAAACGGATGGGCTTCACCGACGAGGACATCACCGCGCCCGGCAGCGACCGCCTCCTGGACGCCATCATCGTCCACGGCACCCCCGAGGCCATCGCGGCGAGACTGCGGCAGCACCTCGACGCAGGCGCGGACCACGTGCCGGTCCAGGTCCTGACGCCCCCCGACCGACTCGTCCCCGCGCTCGCCGAACTGGCCGGGGCGCTCGGCCTGCGATGA
- a CDS encoding fibronectin type III domain-containing protein, with the protein MRISLGVTRRTAGAAVLSLATALTGLAFPATAQAAVTCAAGVWKAQYYANTALTGTPKGTVCDAAIAENYGLGDPAGVTLPRDRFGVRWTTTRNFGSGGPFDLTVAAQDGVRVYLDNSRKIDLWHDVSRTQKKTVRLTVPRGTHTLRVDFAAFTGAADIAFGYRPVTGAALDKTAPLAPSGVKAGYAAGTLRASLAWARNQELDLAGYRVYRRTGSTGAWSTLGSAPTTAAAFTDTPPATGAGYEYALRAVDRAGNLSPLSAPARVVSADRTAPAAPTGLTATYDDFGARLSWSEVSGASAYEVQRSLAPEGPFASIAVPTQSTALTDPGATVSTTYHYRVRALDDAGNTSPYSAPVRLDTPDPKPLAPAGVSANGWVDRNTVGWRYDGDDAHRFHVYAAESATGPWTRLTETPVTGRVYDDFTAPVRQVRHYQVRAVTARGTESDPSATASATRTGDVTPPHMPYGLDAWDGTDGVHLSWTANTDDTDHYLVLRKPMFGAWEQIAVVRGAAYLDAAVPADVRFGYTVRAVDAAGNVSPMPEPGYGTVYGKRLPVREKPAAPASVTATAANGNVTVEWTASTSADIAGYYVYRTTSPDPTSAYSVSPLLTGTTFTNENVPAGKTWFYVVRVVSKHSTWSDFSPVAEVTVPCPALTGPPTPRITGGGRGADFVQLNWEAGACDQGATVSYNVYRSTSASDVFTPERRIASGVTRPTYTDPGLARAYYYYVVTAVAADGTESAPQARPFEVSMMAP; encoded by the coding sequence ATGCGTATATCCCTCGGCGTCACACGCCGGACCGCCGGCGCTGCCGTGCTCTCCCTGGCCACCGCCCTGACCGGACTCGCCTTCCCCGCCACCGCGCAGGCGGCCGTGACCTGCGCGGCCGGCGTGTGGAAGGCCCAGTACTACGCCAACACCGCACTCACCGGCACCCCGAAGGGCACTGTCTGCGACGCCGCCATCGCCGAGAACTACGGCCTCGGCGACCCCGCCGGCGTCACCTTGCCGAGGGACAGGTTCGGTGTCCGCTGGACCACCACGCGGAACTTCGGCTCCGGCGGCCCCTTCGACCTGACCGTGGCCGCCCAGGACGGCGTCCGTGTCTACCTCGACAACTCCCGCAAGATCGACCTGTGGCATGACGTCAGCCGGACGCAGAAGAAGACCGTCCGGCTCACCGTCCCGCGCGGAACCCACACCCTGCGCGTGGACTTCGCGGCGTTCACCGGCGCCGCCGACATCGCCTTCGGCTACCGGCCCGTCACCGGCGCTGCCCTCGACAAGACCGCGCCCCTGGCCCCGTCCGGCGTGAAGGCCGGCTACGCGGCGGGCACCCTGAGGGCGAGCCTGGCGTGGGCCCGCAACCAGGAGCTGGACCTGGCCGGTTACCGCGTCTACCGCCGCACCGGGAGCACTGGCGCCTGGAGCACCCTGGGCAGCGCCCCGACCACGGCCGCCGCGTTCACCGACACGCCCCCGGCCACCGGCGCGGGCTACGAGTACGCCCTGCGCGCCGTCGACCGCGCCGGCAACCTCTCCCCGCTGTCCGCCCCGGCACGCGTCGTCAGCGCCGACCGGACGGCCCCCGCCGCCCCGACCGGACTCACGGCCACCTACGACGATTTCGGCGCCCGCTTGTCCTGGTCCGAGGTGAGCGGCGCGAGCGCCTACGAGGTGCAGCGCTCCCTCGCGCCGGAGGGACCGTTCGCCTCCATCGCCGTCCCCACCCAGAGCACGGCGCTGACCGACCCCGGTGCCACCGTGAGCACGACCTATCACTACCGCGTGCGGGCCCTGGACGACGCGGGCAACACCTCCCCGTACTCCGCGCCCGTCCGCCTCGACACACCCGACCCCAAGCCCCTGGCGCCGGCCGGCGTCTCCGCGAACGGGTGGGTCGACCGCAACACCGTCGGCTGGCGGTACGACGGCGACGACGCCCACCGGTTCCACGTCTACGCCGCCGAGTCGGCCACCGGCCCCTGGACCCGGCTGACCGAGACCCCGGTCACCGGCCGCGTCTACGACGACTTCACGGCCCCCGTCCGCCAGGTGCGCCACTACCAGGTCCGGGCGGTCACGGCGCGCGGCACGGAGTCGGACCCGTCGGCGACGGCCTCGGCGACCCGCACCGGCGACGTCACCCCGCCGCACATGCCCTACGGCCTGGACGCGTGGGACGGCACCGACGGCGTACACCTCTCCTGGACGGCCAACACCGACGACACGGACCACTACCTCGTCCTGCGTAAGCCGATGTTCGGCGCGTGGGAGCAGATCGCCGTGGTGCGCGGCGCCGCCTACCTGGACGCCGCCGTCCCCGCCGACGTGCGGTTCGGCTACACCGTCCGCGCCGTCGACGCGGCCGGCAACGTCTCCCCGATGCCCGAGCCCGGCTACGGCACCGTCTACGGCAAGCGCCTGCCGGTCCGTGAGAAGCCGGCCGCGCCCGCCTCGGTGACCGCGACGGCCGCGAACGGCAACGTCACCGTGGAGTGGACCGCCAGCACCTCGGCCGACATCGCCGGCTACTACGTCTACCGCACGACCTCCCCGGACCCCACGTCCGCCTACTCCGTCTCCCCGCTCCTCACCGGGACGACGTTCACGAACGAGAACGTCCCCGCCGGCAAGACGTGGTTCTACGTCGTACGCGTCGTCAGCAAGCACAGCACGTGGTCCGACTTCTCGCCGGTGGCCGAGGTCACCGTGCCCTGCCCGGCACTGACCGGGCCGCCCACACCCCGGATCACCGGAGGCGGCCGGGGAGCGGACTTCGTCCAGCTCAACTGGGAGGCCGGAGCGTGCGACCAGGGGGCCACCGTCTCCTACAACGTCTACCGGTCCACCTCCGCCTCCGACGTCTTCACCCCTGAGCGCCGCATCGCCTCCGGCGTGACGCGGCCGACCTACACGGATCCCGGTCTGGCTCGCGCGTATTACTACTACGTCGTCACCGCCGTGGCCGCCGACGGCACCGAATCCGCCCCGCAGGCCAGGCCGTTCGAGGTCTCGATGATGGCGCCCTGA
- a CDS encoding IS630 family transposase (programmed frameshift) → MRYAQGGGLTAERRRLRERIRYEAGERFGRSESTAVIAKDLRVSERSVERWRRAWREGGMDALASAGPPKLPKLSDEQFTELEKELALGPAVHGWEDQRWTLARIRALIAWKFSLDCSSAGVWRLLHRHGWSWQSPARRALERDEQAVGLWKKDVAAGGMTAAALGAYIVFEDEAGFSMTPPRARTWGRRGHTPVVRVRGRSWRRWSIAAMCCYKPGENSRLIYRPRRHRKHKGKGRDTFAWSDYRDLVVRAHIQLQAPIVLIWDNLNTHRAAGMREYAAAHDWLTIIQLPSYAPDLNPVEGVWSLLQRGPLANTAFTDDEHLERTLRRGLRHIQLQPDLIDGCLAGTRLTLTQQPTTTRGSQ, encoded by the exons ATGCGGTACGCGCAGGGTGGCGGGCTGACCGCCGAGAGGCGGCGGCTTCGTGAGCGGATCCGGTACGAGGCAGGTGAGCGGTTCGGCCGTAGTGAGAGCACTGCGGTGATCGCGAAAGACCTGCGGGTGAGTGAGCGGTCGGTGGAGCGCTGGCGTCGTGCCTGGCGAGAGGGCGGAATGGACGCGCTCGCCTCTGCTGGGCCGCCGAAACTGCCCAAGCTGTCCGATGAGCAGTTCACCGAGTTGGAGAAGGAACTGGCGCTGGGGCCAGCTGTGCATGGCTGGGAGGACCAGCGCTGGACCCTGGCCCGAATCAGAGCGTTGATCGCCTGGAAGTTCTCACTGGATTGCTCGTCGGCGGGGGTGTGGCGGCTGCTGCACCGGCACGGCTGGTCCTGGCAGTCGCCGGCCCGCCGGGCACTTGAGCGTGACGAGCAGGCGGTGGGCCTGTGGAAGAAGGAT GTGGCCGCAGGCGGAATGACTGCGGCGGCGCTGGGGGCATACATCGTCTTCGAGGACGAGGCCGGGTTCTCGATGACGCCGCCGCGCGCTCGCACCTGGGGCCGGCGTGGACACACGCCGGTGGTGCGGGTGCGGGGCCGCTCCTGGCGCCGCTGGTCGATCGCCGCGATGTGCTGTTACAAGCCGGGCGAGAACTCCCGGCTGATCTACCGGCCGCGGCGCCACCGCAAGCACAAGGGCAAGGGACGCGACACCTTTGCCTGGAGCGACTACCGTGATCTGGTTGTCCGTGCTCACATCCAACTCCAGGCGCCTATCGTGCTGATCTGGGACAATCTCAACACCCACCGGGCAGCCGGGATGCGTGAGTACGCGGCCGCACACGACTGGCTCACCATCATCCAACTGCCCTCCTATGCACCGGATTTGAATCCGGTCGAGGGTGTTTGGTCGCTGTTACAGCGCGGGCCGCTGGCCAACACCGCCTTCACCGACGACGAGCACCTCGAACGCACCCTCCGCCGAGGCTTACGTCATATCCAGCTCCAGCCCGACCTCATCGACGGCTGCCTGGCCGGCACCAGACTGACCCTCACCCAGCAGCCGACAACAACCCGAGGAAGTCAGTAA
- a CDS encoding IS630 family transposase (programmed frameshift) → MRYAQGGGLTAERRRLRERIRYEAGERFGRSESTAVIAKDLRVSERSVERWRRAWREGGMDALASAGPPKLPKLSDEQFTELEKELALGPAVHGWEDQRWTLARIRALIAWKFSLDCSSAGVWRLLHRHGWSWQSPARRALERDEQAVGLWKKDVAAGGMTAAALGAYIVFEDEAGFSMTPPRARTWGRRGHTPVVRVRGRSWRRWSIAAMCCYKPGENSRLIYRPRRHRKHKGKGRDTFAWSDYRDLVVRAHIQLQAPIVLIWDNLNTHRAAGMREYAAAHDWLTIIQLPSYAPDLNPVEGVWSLLQRGPLANTAFTDDEHLERTLRRGLRHIQLQPDLIDGCLAGTRLTLTQQPTTTRGSQ, encoded by the exons ATGCGGTACGCGCAGGGTGGCGGGCTGACCGCCGAGAGGCGGCGGCTTCGTGAGCGGATCCGGTACGAGGCAGGTGAGCGGTTCGGCCGTAGTGAGAGCACTGCGGTGATCGCGAAAGACCTGCGGGTGAGTGAGCGGTCGGTGGAGCGCTGGCGTCGTGCCTGGCGAGAGGGCGGAATGGACGCGCTCGCCTCTGCTGGGCCGCCGAAACTGCCCAAGCTGTCCGATGAGCAGTTCACCGAGTTGGAGAAGGAACTGGCGCTGGGGCCAGCTGTGCATGGCTGGGAGGACCAGCGCTGGACCCTGGCCCGAATCAGAGCGTTGATCGCCTGGAAGTTCTCACTGGATTGCTCGTCGGCGGGGGTGTGGCGGCTGCTGCACCGGCACGGCTGGTCCTGGCAGTCGCCGGCCCGCCGGGCACTTGAGCGTGACGAGCAGGCGGTGGGCCTGTGGAAGAAGGAT GTGGCCGCAGGCGGAATGACTGCGGCGGCGCTGGGGGCATACATCGTCTTCGAGGACGAGGCCGGGTTCTCGATGACGCCGCCGCGCGCTCGCACCTGGGGCCGGCGTGGACACACGCCGGTGGTGCGGGTGCGGGGCCGCTCCTGGCGCCGCTGGTCGATCGCCGCGATGTGCTGTTACAAGCCGGGCGAGAACTCCCGGCTGATCTACCGGCCGCGGCGCCACCGCAAGCACAAGGGCAAGGGACGCGACACCTTTGCCTGGAGCGACTACCGTGATCTGGTTGTCCGTGCTCACATCCAACTCCAGGCGCCTATCGTGCTGATCTGGGACAATCTCAACACCCACCGGGCAGCCGGGATGCGTGAGTACGCGGCCGCACACGACTGGCTCACCATCATCCAACTGCCCTCCTATGCACCGGATTTGAATCCGGTCGAGGGTGTTTGGTCGCTGTTACAGCGCGGGCCGCTGGCCAACACCGCCTTCACCGACGACGAGCACCTCGAACGCACCCTCCGCCGAGGCTTACGTCATATCCAGCTCCAGCCCGACCTCATCGACGGCTGCCTGGCCGGCACCAGACTGACCCTCACCCAGCAGCCGACAACAACCCGAGGAAGTCAGTAG
- a CDS encoding IS701 family transposase, protein MTARRPCPPAPGPLEEYAARFDDLFFSLAQRRGFREYLTGLLAPRERNKTITCLAGAEPVAGAGTPGVQRLQFFLSESPWEAEEVNDRRLELLREQPATAPHDGGVIVIDDSGDRKDGTATANVGRQWLGRLGKTDNGIVTVTTVWTDGRVYYPLHARPYTPAHRFARGRSDPAFRTKPQLSAALAARAKEAGFACRAVVADCAYSVSDDWYLALRDAGLPYVVALRPHRGTWARSDQPHTPIDAARALAGTDPEHPGDWTRVERHFRDGHTETWWAADTRLGGYGPDSPCRLVVATTDPGVLPEKATWFLATNLPHPDAPHADTSPHPSADLAEIVRLYGLRPWIEQSYKQIKDELGWADFQVRSDRAIRRHQTLVNCAFSFCWDQWFAPPGPLDATAPDPCPDDGPERGPSRTPPAPTALLAQGLTGRPFLAHPRRHPPPVVASLDGQGPTLRAPGPDRRSHGRTRP, encoded by the coding sequence ATGACTGCTCGCCGTCCGTGTCCGCCTGCGCCGGGGCCGTTGGAGGAGTACGCGGCCCGGTTCGACGACCTCTTCTTCAGCTTGGCTCAGCGGCGAGGTTTTCGTGAGTATCTGACCGGGTTGCTGGCGCCGCGGGAGCGGAACAAGACGATCACCTGCCTGGCCGGGGCGGAGCCGGTGGCAGGTGCGGGCACGCCGGGGGTGCAGCGGCTGCAGTTCTTCCTCTCGGAGTCGCCCTGGGAGGCCGAGGAGGTCAACGACCGGCGGCTTGAGCTGCTGCGCGAGCAGCCGGCGACCGCTCCGCATGACGGCGGGGTCATCGTGATCGACGACTCAGGGGACCGCAAGGACGGCACGGCTACCGCCAACGTGGGCCGGCAGTGGCTGGGTCGGCTGGGCAAGACGGACAACGGCATCGTCACGGTGACCACGGTGTGGACCGACGGCCGCGTGTACTACCCGCTGCACGCCCGGCCCTACACGCCCGCCCATCGCTTCGCCCGCGGCCGGTCCGACCCGGCTTTCCGCACGAAACCGCAGCTGTCCGCCGCCCTCGCGGCCCGAGCCAAAGAGGCGGGCTTCGCCTGCCGGGCGGTGGTCGCCGACTGCGCCTACTCCGTGAGCGACGACTGGTACCTCGCGCTGCGCGACGCGGGCCTTCCCTACGTCGTGGCACTCAGGCCGCACCGCGGCACCTGGGCCCGCTCCGACCAGCCGCACACCCCCATCGATGCCGCCCGCGCCCTGGCCGGTACCGACCCGGAACATCCGGGTGACTGGACACGAGTTGAGCGCCACTTCCGCGACGGGCACACCGAGACCTGGTGGGCCGCGGATACCCGCCTGGGCGGCTACGGACCCGACTCCCCGTGCCGCCTGGTGGTGGCCACCACCGATCCGGGTGTGCTGCCGGAGAAGGCCACCTGGTTCCTGGCCACCAACCTGCCCCACCCCGACGCCCCGCACGCCGACACCAGCCCACACCCGTCGGCCGACCTCGCCGAAATCGTGCGGCTCTACGGGCTGCGGCCGTGGATCGAGCAGAGCTACAAGCAGATCAAGGACGAACTCGGCTGGGCCGACTTCCAAGTCCGCTCCGACCGCGCCATCCGCCGCCACCAGACCCTGGTCAACTGCGCCTTCTCCTTCTGCTGGGACCAGTGGTTCGCACCGCCCGGACCACTTGATGCCACCGCGCCGGATCCGTGCCCTGATGACGGGCCAGAGAGGGGGCCCAGCCGCACCCCACCAGCACCAACAGCCTTGCTGGCCCAGGGCCTTACGGGCCGTCCGTTCCTGGCTCACCCCCGCCGTCACCCTCCACCGGTGGTGGCAAGCCTGGACGGACAAGGACCCACCCTCCGAGCTCCAGGCCCTGATCGACGCAGTCACGGCCGGACACGGCCTTGA